The proteins below are encoded in one region of Clostridium estertheticum:
- the dnaG gene encoding DNA primase, with product MIAEDVILKIKEQNDIVDVISERVKLKKTGKNYTGLCPFHNEKSPSFTVSTEKQIYKCFGCGEAGNVISYVMKDRNVTFPEAARILAQRANISIEIDNGENNVQRDMYKKMYNINVETARYFYENLRKDKKAELYFLNRGITEATMKKFGLGFSFDKWDGLLLYLKKKGYSELDLLNIGLIIKSPKGSYYDRFRNRIMFPVFDYMGKVIGFGGRVLDDSKPKYLNSPETPLFHKGLNLYGLNFVIKNNRSRTIIIVEGYMDCISLHQYGFSNVVASLGTALTINQAKLLKRHVDKVIISFDADFAGQAATIKGLEILRSEGFDLRVLIVPSGKDPDEYIKNSGKQAFQKLIDDALPLIDYRLKRAGDGINFSNSEMIIQYVKKVTEIIAELDPVEKDVYIKKVSEDTGIKEQAIYDLLSEELNKSSNKMKKMNIQQDFGQKLYLEPAYIKAERTLLKFMFINEENCNYITENMSVEQLVLKSHKSIYELIVKYKNLIIGEKIKNIEPMCEKDIECTKEWINIMEIEFSGNEEDHKKLINDCIKQLKKFKLEESKKEIMNKIKQYESKGLLEESIKLAKGLIELQKNLKQL from the coding sequence TTGATTGCTGAAGATGTCATCTTAAAGATAAAGGAACAAAATGATATTGTGGATGTAATATCTGAAAGAGTAAAACTTAAAAAGACAGGGAAAAATTATACTGGCCTTTGTCCTTTTCATAATGAGAAGAGTCCATCGTTTACAGTGTCTACGGAAAAACAAATTTACAAATGTTTTGGATGTGGAGAAGCTGGAAATGTAATTAGTTATGTTATGAAGGATAGAAATGTAACTTTTCCAGAAGCTGCAAGGATACTTGCACAGAGGGCTAACATTAGTATAGAAATAGATAATGGAGAAAACAATGTACAGCGTGACATGTATAAAAAAATGTACAATATTAATGTGGAAACGGCCAGGTATTTTTATGAAAACTTAAGAAAGGATAAGAAAGCCGAATTATATTTCCTTAACAGAGGTATTACAGAGGCTACTATGAAAAAATTTGGGTTAGGTTTTTCTTTTGATAAATGGGATGGATTATTATTATATTTAAAAAAGAAAGGATACTCAGAACTAGATTTACTTAATATAGGATTAATTATTAAAAGTCCTAAGGGATCTTATTATGATAGATTTAGAAATAGGATAATGTTCCCTGTGTTTGATTATATGGGGAAGGTAATTGGATTTGGTGGAAGAGTTTTAGATGATTCGAAACCTAAATATCTAAATTCACCGGAAACTCCCTTATTTCATAAAGGATTAAATCTTTATGGATTAAATTTTGTAATTAAAAATAACAGATCTCGAACAATAATAATAGTAGAAGGATATATGGATTGCATTTCACTTCATCAATATGGTTTTTCAAATGTAGTTGCGTCGCTTGGTACTGCACTCACTATTAATCAAGCAAAGTTATTAAAAAGACATGTAGATAAAGTTATTATTTCTTTTGACGCTGATTTTGCAGGTCAGGCTGCAACTATAAAGGGACTTGAGATATTAAGAAGTGAAGGTTTTGATTTAAGAGTTCTTATAGTTCCTAGTGGTAAGGATCCTGATGAATATATAAAAAATAGTGGGAAGCAGGCTTTTCAAAAATTAATAGATGATGCTCTTCCTTTAATAGATTATAGACTTAAAAGAGCAGGAGACGGAATAAATTTTTCAAATAGTGAAATGATAATACAGTATGTAAAAAAAGTTACTGAAATTATTGCAGAACTTGATCCTGTTGAAAAAGATGTTTATATAAAAAAGGTTTCTGAGGATACGGGTATCAAAGAACAGGCAATATATGACTTATTAAGCGAAGAACTCAATAAAAGTTCTAATAAAATGAAAAAAATGAATATACAACAGGATTTTGGACAAAAATTATATTTAGAGCCAGCTTATATTAAGGCTGAAAGAACTTTATTAAAGTTTATGTTTATAAATGAAGAAAATTGTAACTATATTACAGAAAACATGTCTGTAGAACAATTAGTACTTAAAAGCCATAAAAGCATATATGAGCTAATTGTTAAGTATAAAAACTTAATAATAGGTGAAAAAATAAAAAATATAGAACCTATGTGTGAGAAAGATATAGAATGCACAAAAGAATGGATTAATATTATGGAAATTGAATTCTCTGGAAATGAAGAGGATCATAAAAAACTTATAAATGACTGCATAAAACAACTGAAAAAATTCAAGTTAGAGGAGTCGAAAAAAGAAATTATGAATAAAATCAAACAGTACGAATCAAAAGGTTTGCTAGAAGAATCTATAAAACTTGCTAAGGGACTTATAGAATTACAAAAGAATCTAAAACAATTATAG
- the rpoD gene encoding RNA polymerase sigma factor RpoD: MKDKSSKMTIVKKLIEKGKKKGSLTYKEVMDELYEIELSPEQIEKVYEVLESMEIEVVGDMHAKAAPATGAQAEAEPETEELDVSIPEGISIDDPVRMYLKEIGKVALLSSAEEIDLAKRNEEGDLAAKKKLAEANLRLVVSIAKRYVGRGMLFLDLIQEGNLGLIKAVEKYDYRKGFKFSTYATWWIRQAITRAIADQARTIRIPVHMVETINKLIRVSRQLLQELGREPQPDEVAEKMEMPVGKVREIMKIAQEPVSLETPIGEEEDSHLGDFIPDDDALAPAEAAAFTMLKEQLINVLDTLTPREEKVLRLRFGLDDGRARTLEEVGKEFNVTRERIRQIEAKALRKLRHPSRSKKLKDYLD; this comes from the coding sequence ATGAAGGATAAAAGCTCAAAAATGACTATTGTTAAAAAACTTATTGAAAAAGGCAAGAAAAAAGGATCCTTAACTTATAAAGAAGTAATGGATGAACTTTATGAAATAGAATTGTCACCAGAACAAATAGAGAAAGTTTATGAAGTTTTAGAATCAATGGAGATTGAGGTTGTTGGGGATATGCATGCAAAAGCTGCACCTGCTACAGGTGCTCAAGCAGAAGCCGAACCCGAAACTGAAGAACTTGATGTTAGCATACCAGAAGGTATATCTATAGATGACCCAGTTCGAATGTATTTAAAAGAAATCGGCAAGGTTGCACTATTATCATCGGCTGAAGAAATTGATCTTGCTAAAAGAAACGAAGAAGGAGATCTTGCTGCTAAGAAAAAACTTGCAGAAGCTAATTTAAGATTGGTAGTAAGTATAGCTAAGAGATACGTTGGACGTGGAATGTTGTTCTTAGATCTTATTCAGGAAGGTAATTTAGGATTAATAAAAGCTGTAGAAAAATATGATTATAGAAAAGGCTTTAAATTTAGTACTTATGCTACATGGTGGATTAGGCAGGCGATTACAAGAGCAATAGCCGATCAAGCAAGAACTATAAGGATACCAGTTCATATGGTTGAAACTATAAATAAGCTTATTAGAGTTTCAAGGCAATTATTACAGGAACTTGGACGCGAACCTCAACCAGATGAAGTTGCTGAAAAAATGGAAATGCCAGTTGGAAAAGTTCGTGAAATCATGAAAATTGCACAAGAACCAGTATCTCTTGAGACCCCTATTGGTGAAGAAGAAGATAGTCATTTAGGTGATTTTATTCCAGATGATGATGCTCTAGCACCAGCGGAAGCAGCTGCATTTACAATGCTAAAAGAGCAATTAATTAATGTTTTAGATACTCTTACTCCTAGAGAAGAAAAAGTTTTAAGATTAAGATTTGGGTTAGATGATGGACGTGCAAGAACTCTTGAGGAAGTTGGAAAAGAGTTTAATGTAACTAGAGAGAGAATAAGACAAATTGAAGCAAAAGCACTACGTAAATTAAGACACCCAAGCAGAAGTAAAAAATTAAAAGATTATTTAGATTAG
- a CDS encoding PH domain-containing protein yields MGSYGSKRGYGLVLMLLTVALYNILILIFLKFTNSYIVVNLLKLLLVSCNIYQIYYILLFASVKCSIDEGNLKIYAIWSLKKVIIPLNEIEGYFMTTGKIKGVKLNGIAASGFVMGRFVIDKIGMSRMFVTDNKNVVYIKTKHMNYAVSPLNYKKFEEDLIYHDIPVAEWKYNVTNSYNLHKDKYFIVPLMIVSIIILILTLNPLILHLKNAIPDIMPLNFDAKFKPIKMGTGKQFAFTQMLYGVLNMALLFCMYYASYFCAKYDRKSAYKYIYLSLVVALIFLIMQFKILINFR; encoded by the coding sequence ATGGGTAGTTATGGATCGAAACGAGGGTACGGGTTAGTGCTTATGCTACTGACGGTTGCATTATATAATATATTAATTTTAATATTTCTTAAATTTACTAACTCATATATTGTAGTTAATCTATTAAAACTTTTATTGGTCTCTTGTAATATATATCAAATTTATTATATATTACTGTTTGCCTCAGTTAAATGCTCTATTGATGAGGGAAATCTTAAAATTTATGCTATTTGGTCATTAAAAAAGGTGATAATACCATTAAATGAAATTGAAGGATATTTTATGACGACTGGTAAAATTAAAGGTGTAAAGCTTAATGGTATAGCTGCTAGCGGTTTTGTAATGGGTAGATTTGTAATTGATAAAATTGGAATGTCTAGAATGTTTGTCACTGATAATAAAAATGTTGTTTATATAAAAACTAAACATATGAATTATGCAGTTTCGCCACTTAACTATAAAAAATTTGAGGAAGATTTAATCTATCACGATATACCTGTTGCTGAGTGGAAGTATAATGTGACTAATAGCTATAATCTTCATAAAGACAAATATTTTATTGTGCCATTAATGATAGTTAGTATTATAATACTAATATTAACTTTAAATCCACTTATATTACATTTGAAAAATGCCATACCTGATATTATGCCATTAAATTTTGATGCAAAATTTAAACCAATAAAAATGGGTACAGGTAAGCAATTTGCATTCACTCAGATGCTTTATGGAGTATTAAATATGGCTTTGCTTTTTTGTATGTATTATGCAAGTTATTTTTGCGCAAAATATGATAGAAAATCAGCATATAAATATATTTATTTGTCATTAGTTGTGGCACTTATATTTTTAATTATGCAGTTTAAAATATTAATTAACTTTAGATAA